The genomic DNA ATTTATAACAACATTGTTATTTAATAACGCAAATATTGAAATTATATATTCAAAATCATTTTTTATTTCTATGCTTTTATTGTCAGATTTTATTATAACTTTTCTTCTATAAGTTTTATTATCATTAATATCTTTTATTTTTTGCTTAATTTTTTTTATATCCATATTAAAATTTGAAAAATCAAAAATTTCTTTGTAATTTTTCTTCAAATATTCAATATAACATTCTATAACTTTTTTTTGATATTTTTTTATAGCTTTATTATTTCCTTTCGAAGCTAAAATCTGAGAATTTTTATAATAATTTTCTATAATAGGTTTATCTACTTCATCAGTTCCACTTAACGTTTTTTTCAATTCCTTTAAAAATTTATACTTATTATTCTCTTTTCCCAAATCCTTTTCTAAAATCAATTTTTTATACAATTCTTTATTTATATATATTAAAGCATTCCTTATAATTCTTTCTGTTTCTATTGTATCAAACGGATTATTTTTATTCATTTTTTTATATAAATTCAATATTTCAGGAAGTACTTTAGAAAACGACGGAAGAAATTTAATAATTTTGTTATTTTCTTTTGAGATATCTATATTATTTATTTTAGAAATTATTTTTTCTTTTCCTTTAAAAACTACATCTAAATTTAATGCTTTTGATATTTCTTCATTTGATATTTTTAGATTTTGAATTATACTCACCACTTTATTATAGTCTTCTAATGTTCCTTTTTGGTCTCTTGTTTTGTCGTCATTATCATTCTCTAATATTTCTTTTTGATTTCTTCTTTTATCATTTGCATGCAGTATTTTATTTCTTTCATTTGTTCCTATCTTTATAAATTTACTTTTGAAATTTTCTGTAATCTCATTTTTGTCATCTAAGAATTTTAAATCTCTCATTATTTTTAATTTTGAATTCGAAATTTTTTTATCCAGTATATAATCTCTTTCCCTATCTCCTCCAAAAAAATCTATATTTTCAGTACCTTCAGCATTTTTTTTAGAAAATATTTTATTCAATTCCATATTAGTAGCAGCAAAGAATGCTATCAATTCTAAATCTAATTCTTCTTTTGCGTGAAGTTTAGAAAAATCATTAGTATTAACTTTTGTCATATCTATATTATTATGTTTTATTTTTCCTAAATACATAATATGTTCTAACGTATATTGCTTAACTCTTTTTTCTATTTTATTCAACAGTGAGTCAAAATTTAATATTTTTTCTATTTTTAAAGAATTTTCTCTTATCTCTCTTCTGTTAATAAGTATTTTTTCTATTCTGCCCTTTATATATCTATATATAATTTTATATAGTTCTTTTTCATTACAGGGCATTTTTTCAAATTCAAAATTATCCCCAATTACTTCTATATTTCCGTCTTTTTTAAATATTGATTTGTAATGTCCTTTATATAAGCCAAAAATTTCTGTATCAAAATTTTCTTCTTCTTTTATTTTATCTTTTAAATCATTTACTAATTTTTCTATTTTAAATTCTTTTAAAATTTTCTCTATCTTATTTCTAATAACTTTACTTTCTATATCTTTTATAAATAATTTTACTATTTCATTTTTTTCTTTTCCTTTTTCTTTAAACTTTTCATGTTTATCCATTTCTACATATGTTTTAATTCTGGCTTTTTCTATTTTTTCTTTCGGCATATCTTGAGTTTCTTTTTTCTTAAGTTCAACTCTTTTTGCAATATCCCAATATTTCAGTTCTCCAATTATATAATCTACAATATCTTCTTTTGTTAATTTAACACTGTTACAAATATAATTTAAAATTTTATTTACAAAAATTTTTTTATTTTCAGTTGCTTTTTTTCCACCAACATTAGAGTAAAATTCTACAAATTTATCAATATTCCATTTTTTGTTTTCAGAATTTTTTTTCTTTATTTCCTCTATATGTTCTACAATCTTACCGTATTCTTCTTCTTTTTCTAAAAATAAAATTTCGATATAATCTCTAAAATATCTTTTTTTAAGATTCTTAACTTCTCCTTGTTCTTCATTTACAAAGTTTTCTATTAAATAATAAAATTTTTCATTTATATTTTGAAACTTTCTGTATACTTCTATTTTTGCCTGTCTTTCTTTTTCATCAATTTTTTTCCAACTTAAAATATATTCCTCTTTATTTCTATCAAATTTAGTTTTATTATATTCAAGTTTAATTTTTATGTTTTCATTTTTTATTGTCAAATAAATTTCTTTGGAATTTTCTTTTAATTTTCCTTTATCCAACTGTTTTTTCAATTGTTCTTTCAACTTTTTTCTAGTAATTTTTTTTGAAAGATTTTCGGTTCGTGATAATACTTCTATCTCATCTACAATATCTTCACCTTTTATTAAAATATTTTCTTTTTTCAATTTAAATAAAATATTCCCCATATGAAATTTTCTATTAAAATCTTTTTGTATGTTATTTTCTGTTTTATATTCTATAAGTTTTTCTATAAATTTACTATTTGTAATTTTAATTTTATCTTCATCTCTCTTACTTTTTACAATATATTTATTTTTTTCTTTAGTATCTGTGTTATCTGGAATTTCATTATTATTTTTTGTAATATATTCTCTTTTTACTCTAATTTTTTTATTATCAAAAATTAAAATATAATCCTTTGTTTCTTTATCATAATTAAGTTTTATACTTCTATTCTTATTTTTTTCTTTATCTATTTCTAGTATTCTTTTTTTTAATTTTTCATTATACAAAATTTTTAAATATACTTCTTTATTATTGAAATTTATTTTATATTTTTCAGTTTTTTCATCAATAACTACTAAATTAATTTCCGTATGTTCTTCATCATTTTTAATTTTCGGTCTTTCTGTTCTTCCTAATTCTATTCTTACTTCTTCTTTATAATTGCACCATTTTTTATACCCATATATTTTACTCATCTTTCTTCCTCCTTGACCAATAATTTTTTCATTTTCTGCTATAATTATATCCTATAATGAAAATATTTCAACTGTTAATTTATAATTTTATTAATTTTTCAACAAACAAAAACCTCTCAAAAATTAAATTTAAAAATATCAATGGTCTCACAAAAAACCAAACTACAAAAACAAAAAAGCCGTCCTATAAATCGGAAACGGATTTCTAATGATAAATAATACATATTTCCAAAAATGAAAATTATTGTTTTTACTCATTTTATAAAAATAATAAAATATATAAAATTTAGGATTAGTATACCTTCCGACTTATAAAACAGCCTTTATTTTAAAAACACTACTAAAAAATCATGCTTTCTCTCTGTTTAGGATATAAAAACTTTATTTTATAAATATTTAAAGCTTCTATTTCTTTTTTTACAGTTTTTTCATTATCTACATTTTTTAAAAAATTAGGTTTTATATGGTTTATGATTATGTTCAGATTTTTTAATTTCTCGGTTCCTCCACTATATTCCGATAACACTTTCATTTCTTCCATCAGCCATTTAGCCGTCAAATGTCCGAACAAATTTTTATCCTCCGTTGAGTTGGGAAAGGAAACTTCAATAATAATCCCTTTCAATTTTCCAGCTTTCAGTTTCGGACCTAATTCTTTCCATATATTGTTCAGCAATTGGGATTTTTCAACTTTATCGGGACCTGTATCACCGAAAAAGGCAAAATATTCTTCTCCGCTTCTTATTAGTAACATTGAAGACTCGTAGTTACTGTGACTTAACGGAAATACCTGTCCATACAGTTCCGTTCCCTCTATTTTGAATTCCTTTCCGATTTCAAGTTTTTTATAGGAATAAACTCCCAATTTAAACCCTTCTCCGGAATCTCCGAAATTAGGCCATACTTTCCAATTGAAAATATTCTTTTCCAGTATATCTATAACAGAAGGCAAGCCGTATATATTTTTCTTCGTATCTTCAGTAGACGATAAAACAAGACCTGCAATATGATCCATATGTGCATGGCTCAAAAAATAACCTTTTATTGATTCTCTGAATATATATCCCAATTTCGTATAGTTGGAATCTTCGGGAACTTTAATATCCTTAAAATTTCCTTTTTTCAATGCTTCTTCAAGACCGTTCACGACACTTCCCGCATCCAATGCCAGATATTCTTTGCTTCCGATATCTCTTAGAATGTACGAAGTGGTAGTTCCCGCTTTCACTCCTCCGCTGTTTCCTAAAGTTATGACTTCAAATTTTGCAAATAAATTTAATGATAATAAAAATAATAGAAGTAATCCTCTTTTCATTTTCTCTCCTTTGATAATAAATTTTAATATTTCGCCAAATTTGTTATATATTCAAAAAAACTGTCTCTATCCACATGATAGACTAAATCAACCGGACGTCCGCCTTGTTTCCTTACTGTACGTCCTCTACTTGGACCTTCAGTTATTACATCACTGTTTACAACTTCTCTTTTTACAAGTTCTTCTTTTCCGAAAGATGCCGTCGTAAGAACGTCCCACAAAAAGTAAGTGGAATTTGTCACAAAATGTGTTAACGGAGGTACTACTGCATAACATTGTCCTAAAAAATCAATTCCTTCATTTTTTCTCTGACTTGCCCACATATCACGAATTTCCTCTGTAAGAGGTACCATTCTCGTACTTTCAAGGGCTACAAGTTCTATTTTTATATTTGAATCCCATACTCTTTTTGCTGCAAAAGGATCCCAGTATACATTCCATTCAGCCGTGCCGTCATGCTCAGGTTCTTCCACATTACCATGTTCTAAAAATGTTCCTCCCATCCAATACAGTTTACCTATTTTCTCTTCTATACTTGAATCAATATCCAATGCCCTTGCCAAATCCGTCAAAGGCCCTACAAATACAAGGTCTACTTTCCCATCAGCTTTTTTCAGCACACGGACTATATCTTCATGGGCTTTTATATGGGTTTCTTCTACTGTCAGAGGCTTAATCTCATTCAAAATAGGTAATGCATCTATCACAAAAGCATGCATTCTCCAGTCTTTAGGAAAAGGATTCACAGCTCTTGAGTCCGACAGTGCAACCTTTATTTTTTTATCTTTTTCAGATCCAAATTTTTCTATGATTTTCCTTGTAGCTGAAGATGCAGGCTGTATATAACAGTCCGCATCCATAACACTAATTCCCACAAGTTCCACATCTTTCATTTTTAATAACAAGTATAATGAAACTAAATCATCCACCCCTCCATCGTGATTTAAATATACTTTTCTTTTTTTCATAAATTCTCCATTTCTTATTCTTTATAAATTTTTACTTTAACTGTCATTTTTTTCTACTTCAGCGGCATCGGGATAAATTTTTCTAATTCCTTTTATAATTCTGTCTATTTCCTTATTAATCCCGTTTTTATCTTTTCTTGAGCCTTTCATCGCTACTCTTATTTGAACCCTTCTTTCTTTGGCATAAGGAGCAACTGTAGGATTGGACATTTGAAAGTATTCTTTTAATCTTTCATCTATTTTCCCTTCAGGCACACCTTTTATTTCCAAAGTTTTCATGATTAGTATGCTGTTCGAATATTGACTTAACAAAGGCAAAACCTGATTATCCATCATCCAAATCATTTCTTTTGGCGGACCGGGCAACACTATTATTTTTTTATCCCTTTTTTCATAGTAAAACCCCGGAGCAAGTCCTACTTCATTTTCTATTAATATCGACCCTTTTATTATCGATGCTTCTTTTTTCCCACCATCAGGAATATCAATGCCAAAACCTCTTTCTTTATACCTTTGAACAAGTTTATCATAGTACTTCTGATTTATTTCAAGTTCTTCTCCGAAAAAATCTGCCACAACTTTTTTTGTAATATCATCTATTGTAGGCCCTAATCCTCCCGTTGTTATTACAAGATTCACTCTATTAAAAGCAATTTCAAGACATTCCTTCACTCTGTTATAATTATCCCCCACTGTTGTCTGATAGTATAAATCTACACCGATATCTGTAAGTTTTTCTGATATGTATTGAGCATTAGTATTAACAATATCCCCTATAAGAAGCTCTGTTCCTATACATAAAATTTCCGCTTTTATTTTAACCACCTTCTTATTTTCAATTATTTCTATTTATGAGGTTTTTTACTAAATAATTTTAAGTGAATTTCCATCTTTTTTCTTCAACATTCAAATTTTACAACGTAAAAAATGCGGTAAGTGAGCGTTGTAAAAACATCCCTTTTTTGTTTTTACAGCGAACGGGCATTTTTAAGTGTCTGTAAAATTTGTGTTGAACGGTTTTTTGGTCTGACCTTTTTTACAAAAAAGGTTAGAAATATTTTTTATATTATACTTTTACATAGTTTTTGGTTCAGTCTTTTTTCAAAAATATGATAAAATTATAAAATATTATTATAGTTTACTATAAAATTTAACTGTACTTTTTTTCATAGTTTCTCTTAATCTTAATCTTTATTTCAACATTCAAATTTTACAATAAGTGAGCGTTGTAAAAACATCCTTTTTTTGTTTTTACAGCGAACGGGCATTTTTAAGTGTCTGTAAAATTTGTGTTGAGCGGTTTTTTGGTCTGACCTTTTTTACAAAAAAGGTTAGAAATATTTTTTTAATACCACACTTTCATAAGGTTTCAATAGTATTTTTCCATCTTTAAGTTCAATTTCTGTTTTATAATTTGACAGTAAAATTTCAGAATTTTCAAAGTTAAGTTCTGTAACGTCAAATTCATTTTTTTCTCCGTAAAAATTATTTATTATTACAAGTTCCCCATTTTCACCTATTCTTTTATAAGCATATACTTTTTCATTTTCAAGGTCTATGTCCTCGTATTTTCCTGTTATTAAAAGTTCCTCGTTTTTTCTGAGTTCTATAAGTTTCTTATAATAATAGAATATCGAATCTTCATCTTTTAAAGCCGCTTCGGCATTTATTTCTTGATAATTGTCGGGAATTCCTATCCATGGCGTCCCTTCAGTAAACCCTGCATTTTTACTGTCATTCCACTGCATGGGAGTTCTTGAATTATCTCTTGATTTCTGCATTAAAATATCAAGTATTTCCTTATCTGAAAGTCCTTCTTTTTCTTTTATCTTATAGACATTCAAAGATTCTACATCACGGTATTTGTCAATATGATCAAAATAAGGATTTGTCATACCGAATTCTTCTCCTTGATATATATAAGGTGTTCCCTGCAGTCCGTGAAGTACCGTTGCCAGCATTTTTGCCGCTTCTTTCCGATATTCCTTATCATTTCCAAATCTTGACAATGCTCTCGGCTGATCGTGATTATTCCAAAATGTGGCATTCCAACCGTTTCCTTCATACATTCCTTTCTGCCATTCAGAAAATATTTTTTTCAACTGAATAAAATTAAATGGAGCTTTTACCCATTTCTCCCCATTTGGATAATCGACTTTTAAATGATGAAATGAAAATACCATTGAAAGTTCTTTTTCATCAGGATTGGAATATTTTACACAGTTATCAATACTTGTCGATGACATTTCTCCTACTGTTATGAGTTCTCCACCTCCAAAGGCTTCTTTATTAAGTTCCTTCAAATATTCATGTATTTTCGGTCCGTCAGTATAAAATCTTCTTCCATCGGCAACAAATCTTTTATCACTTCCGTCATCATTCAAAAATCTCTGATCTTTGGAAATGAGATTTATAACATCCAATCTGAACCCGTCCACACCTTTATCAAGCCAGAATTTTATCATTTCATAAACTTTTTTCCTTACTTTTTCATTTTCCCAGTTTAAATCAGCTTGTGTCACATCAAAAAGATGTAAATAATATTGCTTTCTTTTTTCACTGTATTTCCATGCATTTCCCCCGAATTTTGACTGCCAGTTTGTCGGTTCCTTTCCATTAATGGGATCTTTCCATATATAGAAATCTTTATATTCTTCGTCTCCTGCTTCAGATTTTTTGAACCATTCATTTTCAGTTGATGAGTGATTTACTACAATATCCATTACTATTTTCAGATTTCTTCTATGAGCCTCTTCCAGAAGTTTTTCAAAATCTTCCATTGTTCCGTAATTTTCATCTATATTATAATAATCACTTATATCATATCCGTTATCTTTCTGAGGAGATTTATACATTGGAGTAAGCCACAGTACATCTACCCCCAACTCTTTTAAATAGTCAAGTTTTTCTATAATCCCTTTTATGTCCCCTTGTCCGTTTCCAGTAGTATCATTGAAACTTTTAGGGTAAATCTGGTATACTGTTGATTTATGCCACCATTTTAAATTAAAGTTTTTTTTCATATGAAGTCCACCTCTCATTTATAATCTTTACTAATAACTATTTTTTCTTTTTTAACTGTTTCCATTTTTTTAATTGATTACAAGCACATTCTACATACCAATCAGTTGTTTTAAAATTAAATATATTTTTAAAACGCATTTCAAGATTTTCTCTGGTTTTTTCAATATATCAATTTAATTAACTCTACTATGACTGACAATTATTATTTCAGTATCTAAATCATCAGCATCCGATTTTAAAGCTTTTTCACTAAACCTAATGAACAGTTGACTACTTTTTGACTCCTCCTACAAGTTTTAAAAAATCATCAAAAGCTTCTTACAATTTTTCCATTTGAAAAAAAGCCCGATTTCCATTTTTTATATTATACTCTTCTACAAATATTTGACTAAACTATAGACATTTTTCTAAGTCCATTTATCTTTCAAATTTTTATCCGGAAATTTTTAAAATTCCCTATTTATTTTTTCCGTATTTGTACTCATAAATACCCCCTTATATTCCATATTTGTTTTTTATTCCATTAATTCAAATTCTTCACATAATACTTCCATATCTTCTGTAAATTTCCCGTCAGTTTCTTCCATAAAAAAATCTATATGCACTTTTCTCCAATATTCTAAACTTTTATCTCCCTCCCCTTCCTTAAACGCAAATTCCTTCGTTACATCTTTAAAAGGTGTCCTGTACACTTTCGTATTTATCGTTATACATACTTCTTCTCCTTTGCTGTTTAATATTATATTTATATCTCCTTTCTTGGGAACTCTTTCATTCTCAAGGTCATAAAGTACATATAAAGAAGTGGTTGCTTTTTTCTCTCCTTTCAACACAAGGTCTGCAAGAGCATCTTGTATGTTTTCCTCATATCCGAAAGCAAATTTATTTATATGGACATTTTTTCTTTCTTCTTCACTTAATGTAAGCAAGTATTTTTCAATTAGTTTATTCATTTTTGATTTTCTCCTTTTAATTATATTTTTTAAATATAAAAATTTTCATATTTATATTTATCGCCTTAATATATAATTCACTTCAAAATATTAACTAATCAAGCTTCTATCATATGTTTATTCTAACTATCTGATAGATTTTACTGTCAGTTCGTCATTTTTCTGAATATTATCCGATCATAAATTTTATTATATCAAACAAAAATATTATTCCTATAGAAACGGGGACTACCACTCCCAGACTAAATTTTTTCAATGAAAGCCACACTATAATCCCTATCCCCGCCAATACTTTTATAATATTGAATGTATCCGTTCCTGTAGATGTAAATATCCCCGGAAAAATCAAAATAGTCAGAACTGTATAAGGCAATGCTTCAAAAAACTTATTTATAATCGGATTATTTTCAGGAATTTTTATAAATAAAGGGACTAATTTGATAAAAGCTGTTATTAATGCTGTTGCTAAAATCAAAATAACTATCATAAAATTACTCATTTTCTTTCACTCCCTCTTTATAAGTTATTAAAGCATAAGTCATACTTGCCAGAAACATAATTAAAATCATTGCCCAGCCTTTACTTACAGGTATATATTCAAATATTATCTTAAATACTGTTACTATTATTACAACTTTTATATATTTAAAATTTGCTTTTAAAGCACTTACAAGAAGACTTAAAAATGCTGCATAAAGTATAAAATTCATACTTTTCGTAAAAAACGGAGGAATTAAATTTCCGAATAAAGATCCTGCTAATGTTCCCAATCCGAACATAATATAAGGCAAAGTATTTACTCCCATCATATAATAAGGATTTTTATTTTTCCTTATCATAATGAAAGCAACCGTTTCATCTGTAAGTCCAAGCCCTACAATCATTTTTTCCAATAATGTTCCTCCCTTTTTAAGTTCCCTATAAATTATAAGATTTAGAAGAGAATATCTTAAATTAATCATAAATATTGAAATAAGAATTTCTGCCGGTCCTGATTTTAATTCATATACCGCTTTTAAAAAAAATGATTGTGCACTTCCGGCATATAAAGTTAATGACTTTAAAAATACAAGTAACGTATCCATTCCAAAATTTTTAGAAATAAGTCCTAATGTTATCCCGAAAGGAATATAGGCAATTCCTATACCTAATCCTTCATTTAATCCTTTTAAATAATTTTCCATTCTCGCATTTTGTAACATATTTCTGTTTTATAACTCCTTATTTTTAATTTTCATATTTCTTCAATATTCTAATTTCATAAAAACATTATAAAATTCAAAATTTTTATTTTAAAGCTCCCCAATTTTTTGCATAAGAACCGTTTGAATTTAACTTTACATCTTCAAATGTTATTGTATTTTCCATTATTTCCTTAATTTTTTCCATATATTTTTCTATAGTTTCATCTTTTATTTCAAAAATAAGTTCATCATGAACTTGTAACAGCATTCTTATATCATCTTTGTCTTTAAATTCATTATACAACTCTACCATGACTTTTTTTATAATATTTGCAGCAGTACCTTGAACAACTGTATTTACAGCCATTCTGTCAGCCTGTGATCGTATATTTTTATTGCTCGAATTTATTCCGTTTATATATCTCCTTGTTCCGTATAATGTTTCGACAAAACCGTTCAGTCTTGCATTTTCCAGAACATTTTCAAGAAATTTCTTTACTCTCGGATACTGTTCAAAATAAGTTTTTATATAAAGTGAAGCGTCACTTACAGGAATTTTTAACTCTTTGGATAGTCCGAAAGGAGTTTTACCATATAAAATACTGAAGTTTATAACTTTAGCTATACTTCTTTCCTCTCTGGAAATTACTTCTCCGTCCGCTTTAAAAAATATTTTCCTTGCAGTCAGGTCATGAAGGTCTCTGTCTTTTTTATACGCAAGTACAAGATTTTCATCTTTTGACAGTTCTGTGAGAACTCTCAGTTCAATTTGCGAATAGTCGAAAGACACAAGACTCCATCCCTCTTCTGAAATAAATCCTTTACGTATTTTTATTCCCTCATCAGTTCTCACAGGAATATTCTGTATATTGGGGTTTGTTGAAGAAAGCCTTCCCGTGGAAGTTCCATTCTGATTAAATGTAGTATGTATTCTGTCATTTTCATCTGCCAGTTTAGGTAAAGGTTCCACATAAGTCGAAAGTAGTTTAGTAAGTCCTCTGTAAACAAGAAGTTTTTCAGCAATTTCAATCCCTCTTAACGCCAGTTCCTCCAATACCTCTACATCTGTGGAATATCCTGTCTTTGTTTTTTTCACAGGATCTATTCCCATTTTTTCAAATAATATTTCGGAAAGCTGTTTTGGAGAGCCTATATTAAAAGCTTCTCCGGACAAAGAAAATATTTCTTTTTCCACTTTTTCTATATTTTCCTGCAGTTTTGACTTATAATCTTCAAAATATTTTTTATCAATTTTTATACCGTACATTTCCATACTCGCCAGAACAGGAACCAGTCTATTTTCAAGATTCTCAAAAACATCTATGAGATCTTCACTCTCCAATCTATTTTTTAATACCGTTTCAAGCTTTTTTACACAATATGCTCTTCTTCCAAGAAATTCTATCTTCTCTTCTTCACTTATTTCTTGAAATTTACGTTTTTTAAACTGCTCTTCAAATTTTTCAAGATTTTCTCCAAACTCGGAAAAAATTATATTTTCCAAATCCTGTGAACTTTCTGTTCCAAGTACATACCATGCCAGCATTACATCAAAATATTCCTTACAGTTTATCCCTTTCTTCATATATTCTTTTACATTATAACTGACTATTTTTTTATCTTTTAATATTTCATATACTTCTTTCACTGTTTCTTGATTTTCATTTAGTAATACTATATTCTTTTTACCGTCACATACTGCTATCCCAAATTCATTTCCGAATATTCCAACTTTTTCTTCCATTTTTTCCAGAACATCTGGCCCAACTGACCATAAAATTTTCTCCGTTTTTACTTTATTCTCTCTTGTATTATTTTCAGCATTTTCAATCAAAATCTCCTTTTTCCCGTCAGGATGATTTGTCACTCCTGCAAATAAGGAAATCTGACTACTGTCAGATTGACTGTTTTCATTTAAGGCGGTACTCTTTTTCTTTATTTCATTTTCGATTGTTGCCGAAAACTTTTTAAATTCCATTGTTTTGTATATTGAAAGGAGCTTTTCCAAGTCTTTACTTTCTATTTTCAGTTTATTTTTATCATATTCTACTTCAATATCTTTATGAACTGTTGCCAGTTTTCTGCTTAAAAAGGCTTTTTCCTTATCTTCTAAAAGCTTTTCCTTTCTTTTCCCTTTTATTTCTGCTATATTTTCATAAAGACCTTCAAGGCTTCCGTATTTATTTATGAGCTCCACTCCTGTTTTCGGGCCTATCCCTGAAACTCCGGGTATTCCGTCGGAACTATCCCCCATCAATCCAAAAAGATCCGGTATTTTATCAGAAGTAACTCCTAAGTATTCCACTACTTCATCATCATTTGTTATATATCTGAATAATGATTTCTTATCCCCTTTTCCTAATAATGCTATATTTATTTTCCCGTTTACAAGTTGTGCCAAATCTTTATCTCCCGTAACTATATACACTTCTATTTCTTCATTTTCGTCTTTGGAAAATTTTGTAGCAAGAGTTGCCATTACGTCATCAGCCTCATATCCGTCTATTTTATATTTAGGTATTCTGTATCCGTCAAGTACAGACATTATAAACTCCTGTTGGGCAACAAGATCATCAGGCATACTTTCCCTATGTGCCTTATATGTTTCCAGCTCCTCAGATCTTTTCAGATCGCTTCTTTTTATATCAAGACAAGCTACCAAATAATCAGGATTAAATTCTTTTATTACTCCCTCCAAAGTATTTACAAAACCATATGTCGCTCCGGTTGCCATTCCTCGAGAATTTCTCATTCCCATAAGTGCAAAGTGAGTTCTGTACATAATTGCACTCGTA from Leptotrichia sp. OH3620_COT-345 includes the following:
- the polA gene encoding DNA polymerase I; protein product: MKKAVILDTSAIMYRTHFALMGMRNSRGMATGATYGFVNTLEGVIKEFNPDYLVACLDIKRSDLKRSEELETYKAHRESMPDDLVAQQEFIMSVLDGYRIPKYKIDGYEADDVMATLATKFSKDENEEIEVYIVTGDKDLAQLVNGKINIALLGKGDKKSLFRYITNDDEVVEYLGVTSDKIPDLFGLMGDSSDGIPGVSGIGPKTGVELINKYGSLEGLYENIAEIKGKRKEKLLEDKEKAFLSRKLATVHKDIEVEYDKNKLKIESKDLEKLLSIYKTMEFKKFSATIENEIKKKSTALNENSQSDSSQISLFAGVTNHPDGKKEILIENAENNTRENKVKTEKILWSVGPDVLEKMEEKVGIFGNEFGIAVCDGKKNIVLLNENQETVKEVYEILKDKKIVSYNVKEYMKKGINCKEYFDVMLAWYVLGTESSQDLENIIFSEFGENLEKFEEQFKKRKFQEISEEEKIEFLGRRAYCVKKLETVLKNRLESEDLIDVFENLENRLVPVLASMEMYGIKIDKKYFEDYKSKLQENIEKVEKEIFSLSGEAFNIGSPKQLSEILFEKMGIDPVKKTKTGYSTDVEVLEELALRGIEIAEKLLVYRGLTKLLSTYVEPLPKLADENDRIHTTFNQNGTSTGRLSSTNPNIQNIPVRTDEGIKIRKGFISEEGWSLVSFDYSQIELRVLTELSKDENLVLAYKKDRDLHDLTARKIFFKADGEVISREERSIAKVINFSILYGKTPFGLSKELKIPVSDASLYIKTYFEQYPRVKKFLENVLENARLNGFVETLYGTRRYINGINSSNKNIRSQADRMAVNTVVQGTAANIIKKVMVELYNEFKDKDDIRMLLQVHDELIFEIKDETIEKYMEKIKEIMENTITFEDVKLNSNGSYAKNWGALK
- a CDS encoding ASCH domain-containing protein; the protein is MNKLIEKYLLTLSEEERKNVHINKFAFGYEENIQDALADLVLKGEKKATTSLYVLYDLENERVPKKGDINIILNSKGEEVCITINTKVYRTPFKDVTKEFAFKEGEGDKSLEYWRKVHIDFFMEETDGKFTEDMEVLCEEFELME
- a CDS encoding AzlC family ABC transporter permease, giving the protein MLQNARMENYLKGLNEGLGIGIAYIPFGITLGLISKNFGMDTLLVFLKSLTLYAGSAQSFFLKAVYELKSGPAEILISIFMINLRYSLLNLIIYRELKKGGTLLEKMIVGLGLTDETVAFIMIRKNKNPYYMMGVNTLPYIMFGLGTLAGSLFGNLIPPFFTKSMNFILYAAFLSLLVSALKANFKYIKVVIIVTVFKIIFEYIPVSKGWAMILIMFLASMTYALITYKEGVKENE
- the treC gene encoding alpha,alpha-phosphotrehalase gives rise to the protein MKKNFNLKWWHKSTVYQIYPKSFNDTTGNGQGDIKGIIEKLDYLKELGVDVLWLTPMYKSPQKDNGYDISDYYNIDENYGTMEDFEKLLEEAHRRNLKIVMDIVVNHSSTENEWFKKSEAGDEEYKDFYIWKDPINGKEPTNWQSKFGGNAWKYSEKRKQYYLHLFDVTQADLNWENEKVRKKVYEMIKFWLDKGVDGFRLDVINLISKDQRFLNDDGSDKRFVADGRRFYTDGPKIHEYLKELNKEAFGGGELITVGEMSSTSIDNCVKYSNPDEKELSMVFSFHHLKVDYPNGEKWVKAPFNFIQLKKIFSEWQKGMYEGNGWNATFWNNHDQPRALSRFGNDKEYRKEAAKMLATVLHGLQGTPYIYQGEEFGMTNPYFDHIDKYRDVESLNVYKIKEKEGLSDKEILDILMQKSRDNSRTPMQWNDSKNAGFTEGTPWIGIPDNYQEINAEAALKDEDSIFYYYKKLIELRKNEELLITGKYEDIDLENEKVYAYKRIGENGELVIINNFYGEKNEFDVTELNFENSEILLSNYKTEIELKDGKILLKPYESVVLKKYF
- a CDS encoding AzlD domain-containing protein, whose protein sequence is MSNFMIVILILATALITAFIKLVPLFIKIPENNPIINKFFEALPYTVLTILIFPGIFTSTGTDTFNIIKVLAGIGIIVWLSLKKFSLGVVVPVSIGIIFLFDIIKFMIG